The Pseudorasbora parva isolate DD20220531a chromosome 16, ASM2467924v1, whole genome shotgun sequence genome includes a region encoding these proteins:
- the LOC137043592 gene encoding probable G-protein coupled receptor 149, translating to MSSTHASPLLNKTSQYEDVDAGNWHLLFGLSFAIATVTCLGGLYSLMSLVRMRSKSSLCLIVASLSIDDLISVVPLTLFMILQWRSGDANRSSAMCTLSGLLYVFQGLSSNMKACLLVVYTFYVTKRFGVYQTPNRPLGVFVAVVAVWTVSLTISVLPVCGWGGFAPASLGCLPENDSLYVLLLFSVYSLCFFGLVVCSVPLFYQLMCSTEALRTFYPSYFEIAGSAPLCEIPSLSRDSLEKSLEAYNEFNSNTVSFKNKTETFSLSYSPATGHFKRDGTRARYSPVFFSQKRFSMILAMARMVLWMPMMTQILVSHAVHMHSPSLETLCFFLTLLSAAVTPVFVLSERWIHLPCGCFINCRQGLSSELSTAKKRRFEFNLSFQQGYGIYKTSHAKSPSIEKPSFNSLYSCDFSESRPTVLDCSQIGKFSTTAAEDSSLHGELLLEKREENQPQSSTERDRPCNISPQGSTCDPEDLPLDNLSVFDVPERRLSHEECRKIELTDWEWCRSKSERTPRQRSTAGLAIPLCAFQGTVSLHAPTGKTLSLSTYEVSSDGLKISPNNARKVEVYRSKSVGHEPSAEEPNSSTGGGGVGVGVADTNVKIHLEVLEICDNEEAMDSVSIVSNISQSSTHARSPSLRYSRRENRFVSCDLGETASYSLLIPTSNPDTDNINIHIPDTVEAHRQNSRRQHQESGGYQEEIQLLNEAYRRQEGDQGN from the exons ATGTCGTCGACACATGCCTCACCTTTGCTTAACAAAACCAGCCAATATGAGGACGTGGACGCGGGCAACTGGCACCTTCTCTTTGGTCTATCCTTCGCCATAGCCACTGTCACTTGCCTGGGAGGTTTGTACTCGCTCATGTCGCTGGTCAGGATGAGGAGTAAGTCTTCCCTCTGTCTGATAGTTGCTTCTTTATCCATTGACGACCTGATCAGCGTCGTGCCGCTAACGCTTTTTATGATCTTGCAATGGAGGAGTGGAGACGCGAACCGGTCGAGCGCTATGTGCACCCTGTCCGGACTCTTGTATGTTTTCCAAGGATTGTCAAGCAATATGAAAGCCTGTCTCCTAGTTGTATACACCTTTTACGTGACAAAGCGCTTTGGAGTGTATCAAACCCCTAACCGACCTCTCGGGGTGTTTGTGGCGGTGGTAGCGGTGTGGACGGTGAGTCTCACGATCAGCGTCCTGCCCGTGTGCGGCTGGGGCGGCTTCGCCCCTGCTTCTCTTGGTTGTCTCCCGGAGAACGACAGCTTGTACGTCCTGCTTCTGTTCTCTGTTTACTCACTGTGTTTCTTTGGGCTGGTAGTTTGCTCGGTTCCTCTATTCTACCAGCTTATGTGCTCCACGGAAGCCCTGAGAACATTTTACCCGAGCTATTTTGAAATTGCCGGGTCGGCACCGCTGTGTGAGATCCCTTCTCTGTCACGGGATAGCTTGGAGAAAAGTTTGGAAGCCTACAATGAATTCAACTCGAATACTGTCAGTTTTAAGAACAAAACGGAGACGTTTTCATTGTCGTATTCTCCAGCAACTGGCCATTTCAAGAGAGATGGAACTCGTGCTAGATATTCCCCTGTGTTTTTCTCTCAAAAGCGCTTCTCGATGATTCTTGCCATGGCTCGAATGGTTCTATGGATGCCAATGATG ACCCAGATCCTGGTGAGTCACGCTGTTCACATGCACAGCCCATCCTTGGAGACTCTCTGTTTTTTTCTGACCTTGCTCTCCGCGGCAGTCACCCCTGTGTTCGTGCTTTCAGAACGCTGGATCCATCTGCCGTGTGGCTGCTTCATCAACTGTCGCCAAGGCTTAAGTTCTGAGCTTTCAACCG CAAAGAAGAGGAGATTTGAATTCAACCTTTCCTTCCAGCAAGGCTATGGCATTTACAAAACCTCCCACGCCAAGTCTCCATCCATAGAGAAACCCTCTTTTAACAGTTTATACAGCTGTGATTTCTCTGAAAGCCGACCAACAGTGCTGGACTGCAGTCAGATTGGTAAATTCAGCACCACAGCAGCAGAGGACAGCTCCCTCCATGGTGAGCTACTGCTCGAGAAGAGAGAGGAAAACCAGCCTCAGAGCTCTACAGAAAGGGACAGGCCATGTAATATCTCACCTCAGGGTTCAACCTGCGATCCTGAGGATCTTCCCCTCGACAATTTGTCTGTATTTGACGTTCCAGAGAGGAGGCTGTCCCACGAGGAGTGTCGTAAAATCGAGTTAACTGACTGGGAGTGGTGCAGGAGTAAATCGGAAAGAACGCCCAGACAG agATCCACGGCTGGGTTGGCAATTCCATTATGTGCCTTCCAGGGCACTGTTTCCCTCCATGCCCCCACAGGCAAAACACTGTCCCTCTCCACCTATGAAGTCAGCAGCGATGGCCTAAAGATCTCCCCCAACAATGCGAGGAAAGTTGAGGTGTACCGTTCCAAATCGGTGGGTCATGAACCTAGTGCAGAAGAGCCCAACTCCAGCACTGGGGGTGGGGGAGTTGGAGTAGGAGTTGCAGACACAAATGTAAAAATCCACCTAGAAGTTCTGGAGATCTGCGACAATGAAGAGGCCATGGACAGCGTCTCTATTGTCTCCAATATCAGCCAGTCATCCACACATGCACGCTCACCTTCGCTTCGCTATTCTCGCCGTGAGAACCGCTTTGTGTCATGTGACCTTGGCGAAACGGCCTCATACTCCCTGTTGATCCCCACGAGTAATCCAGACactgacaacatcaacatccacaTTCCGGATACGGTAGAAGCGCACAGACAGAACAGTCGGAGACAGCACCAGGAGTCTGGAGGTTACCAGGAAGAGATACAGCTCCTTAATGAAGCCTATAGGAGGCAGGAAGGTGATCAGGGGAACTAA